The sequence below is a genomic window from Streptomyces sp. V1I1.
GAGCCCGCGCATCCGGCGGGCATGGGGCCGCTTCATGCGCCGGGGCCGCACGCCCTTTCCGACGGCCTTAGGCCGCCAGATGGTGCGAAGTGACGGTCTGCCAGGGCGAGTTGACGGCGTGGAAGGGTGCCGCACCCGGGCCCGCCGGAGGTGAGTTTGGATGTCCGCGATGGTCGGCAGTGTGACCCGGGACCGGTACGACGAGCTGGTCAAGCTGGGGCGGGACTGGGTGGCCACGATGAGCAGCGTCCAGTGGCGTCTCGGGGACGCGGCCGTGGAGATCGAGCCGATGCGCTCGTAGGGGGTGCGAATCCGTCCGGGAAGGACGACCTGTTCACCGTCAGCGAGGCCATCCGGATGTTCGCCGAGGACGTGGGACTGGCCTATACGACGGTCCGCAGCTACCGGTGGGTGTCCTCGCGCTGGCCGAAGGAACGCCGGCGGGCGGACGTCTCGCACACCATCCACAAAGTCCTGGCCAGCATCCCCGATGAGCAAGAGCGTTTCGAGGCGGTCAACCACCCCCCGCCCAACCCCCGCGGAGGGCCTGCGAGGTGGACGCACGACAGCGCGAAGCGGGTGGTGGGCTGGAAGGTCGATTCCCCGGAGAGCGTCCAGGAGAAGGTGGAGGCGATTCACGACCTGGCCGCCGACGACGCGGTCGCCTCGGTGGTGACCACCGACTTCCTGCGCCGCCCGGCGGTCGCCTCGAAGGCCATGGCCGACGACACCGCCCGGCACGCCGTTAACGAAGCCCAGTTCGACCGGTTCCGCCAGCAGGCCCAGTTCGTGCACCAGGAGGCCGCCCCGCAGCTGCAGCGAACGGAGCACAGCGCGCAGTTCATGGACCTGGTCGCGGCCTGCGCGCAGTTCGTCGCGACGGCGGGACGGATCGTGCCGAACCTGCGCGGCGAGCACTACGACGACGGCGAGCGGGAGACGATCGGGCGGGGACTTTCGCGGGTACGCGCCGCGGCCGACTGGATCGAGAACGCTGTGACCCGCGGCGAGGTCGACCTGGACGAGCAGCTGGAGAAGCTGCTGAAGGGTTCGGGTGAGTAGGCGATGGGGCGGGGGGTCCCCGCTCACGTCCACGCCGAAGCGATCCTGAGCGCCTTGCTGGAAGCCCGTCCCGCCGGCCTGGCCATCGTCCAGCTGATGTCCGCCACCGAACGCACTCGCGCGCAGGTCCACACCGGACTCGCGCATCTCCGGAAGGTCTCGGCCGCGAAGGGCCTGCCGCCCGTGACCTGGGACAAACGATGGGGATACCGCATGCTGGACGACGCGCCGGAGGTGTGGATCGGCTACGAACGGGCGTTCTTCGAGACCGTCCGCCTCCGGGTGGAGAACTTCATCGCGGGAACCCTCCTCCCGCACCAGAAGAAGACCCCGAACGACCCCTACATCCGCACGGTCATGGCGCAGATGGGTGCGATCGAGTCCACCCTTCAGCTGCTGGCCAACCTGGAGTGAACCGAAGCGCGAGAGGTAACCGGCCGCGACCGTCCCGCAGTTGGCCTCATTCTCCGGTCGCGGCCAGGCACCGTCATGCTGCTGCCCCGCTACCGCTACCCCTCCGACACCAGCGACGTCGAATGGGCTCTGCTCAAGGCACTCCTCCCGACTCCCGCCTGCCAGAAACCCAAGGGCGGCGCCCCGGAGAAATGGCCCCGGCGCCGCGTGGTCGACGCCATCAGGTACATCACCGACAACGGGGCGAAGTGGAGGGCGCTGCCCGCCGACTTCGGCATCCCGTGGCGCACCGTGTTCGGATACTTCGCCCGCTGGGCGAAGGCCGGCGCACTCAAGCGGATCCTCGACCAGCTCCGCCGCCGGCTGCGGCTGCGCCGTCGGCGCTGTGCCTGGCCGGTCCGGGTGATCGTGGACTCCCAGTCCGTCAAAGGTGCGGAGACCGTGTCGAACGCGACGCGCGGATACGATGCGAACAAGCATATAAATGGGCGGAAGCGGCATCTCCTCGTTGACCAGGACGGCCTGCTCGTCGACCTGCTCGTCACCCCCGCCGACGTCCAGGACCGCGACGCGGCCCGCATCCTGCTCACCCGCCTCCACGCCGAACACCCCGAAATCGTCCTGGTCTGGGCAGACAACGGCTACGGCGGAGAGGAGTTGGGCGACTTCACCGGGCCGTCGGCACACAGCACCGCGTCGGTGAGCTCAAACAGTTCATCGCGCCGAGCGGTCAGACACGCATAGAACTTGCCCCTGAAGCGTGACGCTTGCGCGAACGCCTCCCGCCGGGGCCCGGATAAGAGCAGACTCATGTCCACGGCCTTCGTGCTGATCAGATGCCTTACTCAACACGGCACACGATCGCGCGAAGGCCGCTCACATAGCCGGTGAACTGCGAAAACCTGCCTCAAGTTCGAAGCCCGTTCGAGGCTCGAAGATAAAGAACAAGCTCAGCCGCGCTGGCGGACGTGGATGTCGAGTCCGCTCGTCCCCGCCGCCTCACCCCCGGCAGCAGCCGCATGTCGCGGTCGTAGTCGCCGCCGACGAGCGACCGGAACGGGACCGGCTCGTCCGTGAAGAGCCCGTCGAGCCGCCCCCGTACTCCCGCTTCGCCGCCGCGAATCGCTCCTTTGGCAGGTCGACTGTGCCGTACACCGCGAACAGCTCGAGCGGTGTCATGCTGGTGAACCAGAACAGGCCGTGCTGCACCGGGTGGAGGACGGCCGCCAGCCGCCCATGGATGCCCCGGTCGGAGAACGCCGACTCCCGGGCGCCGATCGTGACCGACACCAGCGCACGCCGACCCGCCAGGGCGCCCTCGCTGTAGGGCGGGGGGACTGCCGGGCCGTGAGCGAACCCGTTGGTGAACACCCGGTCGATCCAGCCCTTGAGTATCGCGGGCACGGAGAACCACCACATCGGGAACTGCAGGATCACCCTGAAGCGTCTGACCAGTACAGCGTCAGTGGCGCAGTCACCGCTCTCGGCGCATTGAATGTTGCCGAGGTCGGCTCAGCCAGGACGCCATCGCGGCGGTGGTGCGTGACTACATCGCCCGTGGCCATCGCACAGAAGCACGCACCGAGCTGAAGGACCAGAGCCTGCACCAGGTCGAGGTGAAACCGCAGGAGACTCAAGGCTGATCGCGCCTGATGGCGTGGCGTCGCTCGCTCAAACTCTGTTGTCACGCACTCACTGTTCGCTGGCACAGGACAGAAGCGGCTCGGGCGCACCGACCTGGAAGAAGCCCTTCGGGCACTGTTCGGTGGTACGCGCGGACGGCCCCCAGGCGTTGGCCGGGCTGGTCTTCGCCGAGACGCTCTTCTCGCCGACCGCGAAGTAGGTTCCGGCAGCACTGCTGGGGTACAGCCTCGCGAGGACGGCCGAACCGGGATCTACAGGAGCCGCGATCATGGATGCCCAGTGGTACGGGTCACTGAATGTCAGCGGAGGGCCAGGAGAGTGATGAGTGGAACACCGCGCTTCAGCGAGGCAGGCTGTACCCATGCGGTCGCTCCTCCGCCCAGCTCCTCGACCAGGAGTGGGCGGTCATAGCAGGGTCCTCTTCACACTTGCGCAGTGCCTGCCGTTCGCCATCGCACTGCTCGTGGTGGGTATCGAGCTGTCGCCGGCGCACTTTCTGTATACCGGCCCCCTGCTCACCGCGACGCCCGCGCTGGCCGCGGTGACGATGGGACCCAAAGGCACCATCTGGGCAGCGGCTTTCGCTCTGGCCGTGAGCGTGACCACCGCGACCTACAACCAGGCGTGGGGCAATCAGCAGGTCTACACCAACTTCCTGGCCATCCTCCTGGTATCCGCGGCCAGCGTCACGACGAGTAGTGCCATACGTACTCGCAGGCAGGGCGAGCTCGACCAGGTCCGCCGGATCGCCGTGGCAGCACAGGAGGTCCTGCTACGGCCTGTGGCCGCCCGGCTGGGCCCGATGCGGGCGGCGAGCATGTACCTCGCAGCTGAGACTGGGGCGCAGATCGGCGGTGACCTGTACGAGGCTGTGCAGACCCGGTACGGCGTCCGGATGATCATGGGGGACGTCCGGGGCAAGGGGCTGCCTGCTGTGCGCTCGGCCGCAGCCGTGCTGGGCGCCTTCCGGGAGGCCGTGCACTATGAGGATGATCTGGCGGAGGTGATGAACCACTGCGCGGCTGCCTTCCGACGGGAGTGCGCCGTGCCGGGGGCGGTCGATCAGCAGGCGGAATGTTTCGTCACCGCGGTTGTGGCTCAGGTGCCGGACGGATCCGTGGTCCAGCTGGTCAACCGCGGCCATCCGCCTCCACTCGTGCTGCGCCAGGGCAAGGTGCAGGCCCTGATACCCACCTCACCACTGCCGCCCCTCGGACTGGAAGACTTCATCACCGGCCCTCCCGCCAAGCCGGAGAGCTATCCGTTCGTACCCGGCGACCGGCTGTTGCTGCACACCGACGGCGTCATCGAAGCCCGCAACCGCGACAACGACTTCTTCGCCCTGCCTGAGGCCATGGAAGCGGTGTACGCCCGCAACCCGCTGGAGTTCCTGGAGCAACTGCACCAGGGATTGATCCGCCACACCGAGGGGTGGCTGGCGGACGATGTGGCGATGATCCTCCTTGACCGACTCGACGAAGAAGTCGGCGAACAAGTCGGCGCAGATGCCGCCTCATCGAGTGACAGACGGGATTGACCACTCCCGCAACTCGGTGGTGGGCTGTGGTGCTCTTTCCGGGCCGTTGGGGCCGAGGAACCCGGTGACGTGGCCGGGGTGGACAGTGAAGGTTCTCGTGTGACTGGTCGCCCGGTTGGCGACTGACTACGACAGTTGACTCTCAGAGCACGATGCGGTTCATAGTTTCCTGAATTCAGGATCTTCTGTACTGTCGGAGTATGCTGACTCTCGCCTCCGACATCGAGGTGCTGGCCCGATTCGGCCGCGCGCTCGCTGACCCGATCCGCTGCCGGCTGCTGCTCGCCCTGGGTGAGGCCCCGGCCCATCCCTCCGACCTTGCCGATGCCCTGGGGATCTCCCGAACCAGGCTGTCGAACCACCTGGCCTGTCTGCGGGACTGCGGCCTCGTCGTCGCTGTCCCAGTCGGGCGCCGTACCCGCTATGAGCTGGCCGACCAACGGCTGGGACACGCGCTGGACGACCTGCGCACCGCCATTGTCGCCGTCGAGGCGGACCGCACCTGCACAGACGCGGATGACAAGGACTGCTGCTGATGACCGCCGAGATATCCATAGGCGGGGCCCCGGCCCGGCGCGACGTGCTGGCCCGCCGGGTACGGCTGCTGGTTGCCGCGACCATCACCTACAACGTCATTGAGGCGATCGTCGCGATCACGGCAGGCACGATCGCTTCCTCCACCGCGCTGATCGGCTTCGGTCTGGATTCGGTCATCGAGGTCTCATCCGCTGCGGCGGTCGCCTGGCAGTTCTCCGCCCGTGACCACGCCGTACGCGAGGCAAGGGAGAAGACCACGCTGCGGATCATCGCCGTCTCCTTCTTCGCCCTGGCGACGTATGTGAGCGTCGATGCCATACGCGCCCTGGCCGTCACCGGAGAAGCAGAACGCTCGATCCCCGGCATCGTCATCGCCGCCCTGTCGCTAGCCGTGATGCCGATCCTGTCGGCTGCCCAGCGCCGGGCCGGCCGTGAACTTGGCTCTGCCTCCGCAGTCGCTGACTCCAAGCAGACTCTGCTGTGCACCTACCTATCAGCGGTCCTGCTGGTCGGCCTGGTCGTCAACGCCGCGCTCGGCTGGTCGTGGGCCGACCCGATCGCAGCTCTGGTCATCGCCGCCATCGCGGTCAAGGAAGGCCGCGACGCCTGGCAGGGAAAGGGCTGCTGCGCGACCCCGGCCGCAGGCGTTCCCGCCCAGCGCACGGAGCAGGAGCACGACACCTGCGGCTGCCCATCTGGATGCGACTGCTGCGGCTGACGAATCCCGACGTTCCGCAGCTCGTTGATGGCGCTCTTCTGGCTACCAAGAAGCGGCGCGGCGCGCCTGGACCTGCCGCTTCCTGCCAATCGGGAGGCCGAGATCACCCTGCACACGTCGCTCTACAACGAATGGCGTCAGGGTTGCCCTTCAGACCGATGTACCGCGGCCCCGAACCATGAGTATGAACAGCCAGTGGTTTCCCTGGCTCGGTGTGCTCGGGGTGACTCAGGACCTTGCTGACGATCAGGCTCGGCCGAATATGAGTACGTCAGGACGAGCAAGCTGAGTACATCGTTCGATTCGCGCCCGCGCCGCTGCTGATCGAATGAGCACCATGATTCCTGAGGCACCGCGGAAGATCCGCTTGCAGCACGTCACCACCACCGGCTGGGCCTTGGCCTCGGCCCTGCTCCCGCTGGTGGCCGGCGTACTGCTGGCCAAGACGATGGCCGCGGATCCGCTCACGCCGGTCAATGCGATGATCACGCAGCGCGGGCAGCGTGTACGCATCTCACCGTCGCAGTGGCGCAGTTGCGGCCAGGATGCGCTGCGCAGGGGAAAGGCCGCTGCTGCGCAGGTCGGCAATGCGCCCGGCGGCCGGCATGCCGAGTCCCATACCTGGCGATGCCGGATGTCTCGTACGAGGTCCGTCCCAAGAACGGCACTGGGCTGCTTTTGTGGTTGCACTGCCGGGAGGCCCCCGGGACCGCCGATACGTTGATCAGGCATGCCGTTTCAGCGCTCGCGCGGCCTGCTCAGCGTTCCACTTTGCCCGGCTCTGTCCCAGGGGCTGGAAGCCCTGCCGGACCGTCACCTCCTCGCCACCGCAAGGGCGTTGGAGGCGCGCAGGATTCTCGGGAGAGCGGCTGCAGAGGTATGTACGGGCCGATCTGCCCGCACACGGCCTGTTCGCCTACATCGCCGGGTTGGCGGACGAGCGGGACGAGCTGGGTCGCCGTTTGGTAGTCCGCAACGGTTATCACCAGCCGCGACACGGCCTGCCATCGGCGATTTCGTGCCCGCGCTGGAGCAGTTCCTCGGCAACTCGGCTCCGACTACGTCTACGTATGAGCCGACGGCGTCGACTGTCCTCCTCAGGGAGGGGCTGGAGATCTGTAGCGCCGGGTTGTCGACCGGCCACGTCGGCCGCGGCGCGAGCTCTTGCTGCCGGAGTTTGCTCGCGGGGGGCTGCCGGTGCCGGTCGCGCTGTGCTGCGGCAGTGCGTCGGGAGCGCGGGCAAGTTCTTCCCATGTTCGGCACGGCTGCCGCGTGGCTCGACGACGCCGGGGATGTGCCGCTAGTCGTCTCGGTGAACGGCTGGGAGGCACCGGTGCGGTGGATCCAGCCCATTTCCGGCTACCCCTCAGGCAGGCGTACCCAGAGGCCGGTCGGCTCGTAGGGGACCCGTCGGCGGCCCAGGACGTTCACCTCGAGCGCCCGTCGCCGGGCGTCGGTGGTTGGTGTCGGTGTCGGTGGGCTTCCTGGAGGGAGGCAGTCGCGGTGCCGGTGCCTCGGCTGCGGCCCGGGGACGGTGACGGGACGTGAGTGGTGGGTGGCCGGCTGTGGGGTCGGGGTTGGTTTTGATCAAGCAGTTGTGTGGGTCAGTGGATAGAATTTGGGTGTGGGTGAGTGGCCTGTCGGTTCGGCTGCGCCGGGGTGTGTCTTCGGGGCCGGTTCGGGTTGCGTCGCGATGGGTTCGAGTGGACACCGCGGGGTGGGTGTGTGGGGTGTCGGGCCGGGGAGGGTCGTCTGCTTCGGTGGCCCGGTTGGTGGGCCGTGTGTCTGTCGCGTGGCTGTCGCACGGATGGGTGATGGTGGCGTGTGATGGGTACGGCGTCGGATGGGATGGATCTGTATTCGGGTCGGGCTTCAGGTCTGATCGGGGCGCAGATTGCGGGTTACCGGGTGGAGCGTGAGATCGGTCGCGGGGGTATGGCCGTTGTGTACTGTGCAAGGGATTTGCGTCTGGACCGTACGGTTGCGCTGAAGCTGCTTGCCCCGGAGCTGGCCCGCAATGACACCTTCCGTCGCCGTTTCACACACGAGTCGCGTGTGGCTGCTGCGATCGACCATCCTCATATTGTGCCGATCTTTGAGGCCGGTGAGATGGATGGTGTCTTGTATATCGCCATGCGTTATGTCTCGGGGCTGGATCTGCGGGCTTTGCTCGACCGGGACGGTCCGTTGCCGGTTGCGACTGCGCTGCGTATCGCCGCTCAGGTGGCGTCGGCACTTGATGCGGCCCATGAACATGACTTGGTGCACCGGGATGTCAAGCCCGGCAATATTCTGGTTGCCCGGGGCACTGACAGTGATCACCCTGAGCATGTCTATCTCACGGATTTCGGGCTGACTAAGAAGTCGCTGTCGCTGACCGGGTTCACTGAGGTGGGCGAGTTCGTCGGCACGCTCGACTATGTGGCACCGGAGCAGATTTCGGGCCGCCCAGTGGATGGCAGGTGCGATCTGTACAGCCTTGCCTGCGTCGTCTACGAAACCCTCGCGGGTGGGCCGCCTTTCGAGCGGGATGAGGACATGGCGCTGCTGTGGGCGCATCAGTACGATCAGCCGCCTGCCCTGAGCGAGAGACGGCCGGGGCTCGCGGCGGCGGCGGACGGCGTTCTGGCAAAGGCCCTGGCGAAGGTTCCCGCGGACCGTTACGGCTCCTGCCTGGAGTTCGTGGCGGCTCTGCGTGCCACTGCGAGCGGTGTCGGCAAGGGTTCGCATCCGGCGACACAGGTGGACCCCGGGGTTGTGGCAGCCGCGCGGCACCCCGGGCCGGCCCCGGATCCGCCTGTCTGGGCCCGGCCGGTCTTTGGCCGTCCGCCCGGTTAGATGCTCGGCTTCGAGACCGCTCGCCGACTCATTGCCGCGGGCCACACCGTCTACGTCGGAAGCCGGGACGCCGAACGCGGCCGCCGGGCCGCCGTGCGGCTGGGCGCGCGGGCAGTCCAGCTCGATGTCACCGACGATGTTTCGGCGGAGGCCGCGGCGAAGGCCATCGAGGCCGGGGGAGGGCTGGACGTACTGATCAATAACGCGGGCGTCGAGGGACGGGACGCCGACAACAACTTGATGGGCGCCGCGGAAGTGATCGCCGACACGATGCGGCACACGTTCGAGACGAACGTCTTCGGCACGGTGCGCGTCACTCGCGCGTTTCTCCCGATGCTTTAGCGCTCCGCCGCCCCGGTTGTGGTCAATCTCAGCAGCGGCCTTGCCTCGCTGACCCGGGTCAGCGACGCGGACACCCCGACGTACGCCTACCCGGGTGTCGCCTACCCGGCGTCGAAGACCGCGGTCAACATGATCATCGTGCAGTACGCGAAGGCGTTCCCGAACATGCGGATCAACGCGGTGGAACCCGGCTTCACCAAGACCGACCTCAACGGCAACACCGGCGTCCAGACCGTCGAGCAGGGCGTCGAGATCATCGCGCCCATGGCGCAGGTGGGCCCCGATGGCCCCACCGGAGGCTACTTCGACACCGAAGGCGCCCTTTCCTGGTAATCCGAACGGGCGCCATCAGATGCAAGGGTCCACGCCCACCCCGCCGGCATCGACGGGCTGGGCGTAGAACCCTCGACCCGCCAAAGAATCAGGAGCATTGACATGGCAGTGCAGTCACTTCCCGGCGGAACGTTCACCATGGCTGAGGACCTGACGGTCTCCCGCATGGGATACGGCGCGATGCAGCTGGCCGGCCCGCGCGTGTTCGGGCCGCCGGCCGACCGCGACGCCGCCCTGGCCGTCCTGCGCGGGGCGATCGAGCGGGGGATCACGCACATCGACACCGCCGACTTCTACGGCCCGCACATCACCAATCAGATCATCAAGGAAGCCCTGCACCCTTACGCGGGCGACCTGCGCATCGTGACCAAGGTCGGAGCCCTGCGGGACGCTGAGGGAGGCTGGCCCAAGGCGCTGTCCCGCGAGGAGCTGCGCCAGGCCGTCCACGCCAACCTTGAGAACCTCGGCCTCGACGCACTCGACGTCGTCAACCTCCGGATCGGTGGGTTCGACACCCCCGAGCCGGGTTCGATCGCCGAACCGTTCACCGCGCTCGCGGAGATGCGGCAGGAGGGCCTGATCAAGCATCTCGGTGTCAGCACTGTCTCCGCCGAGCAGATCAAGGAGGCTCAGTCCATCGCGCCGATCGTGTGCGTGCAGAACTTTTACAACCTCGCGCACCGCGCCGACGACGAGCTGATCGACTCCCTGGCCGAGCAGGGCATCGCCTACGTGCCCTACTTCCCGCTCGGCGGCTTCTCCCCGCTGCAGTCGGACACTCTGCACTCGGTCGCCACCCGTATGGAGACCACTCCGACCGCCGTCGCCCTGGCATGGCTGCTGCAGCGTTCCCCGAACATCCTGCTGATCCCCGGCACCTCCTCGGTGGCACACCTGCGCGACAACATTGCCGCTGCTGCGCTGCCCCTTCCCCAGAAGGAGCTGGCCGAGCTGAACGGGATCACCTCGTGAGCGCCGGAACCACCTTGCCCACCGTCGGGTTCATCGGACTGGGCGACCGGGGGCTGCCGATGGCGACCGCCATCGCCGAGCGCCGATGTAGCGGACGAGTGCGAGCAGCCTCCGCGGCCAACCGTAGACGCAGGCTCACCCGCGCAACGCGGCCTTGCCGCGCCTCGTATGCTCGCCCTCCGGCCCCGCATCGGCGCCGGGCCAGGGGAAGGGGGTGGGGTGATGTGGGACGGGGCCGAGTTGTGGCTGCGTAAGGCCTGTGGGTTTCTGCTGACGGGTGTGCTCATGAACGGGTGTGCTCATGACGGGATACGCGTTCGCTCGTGAGCGGTGGTGGCTGCCATGGCGCGTGATGGCCATCCTCGCCGGCATCGGGGCAGTAGTGGGGTGCGGGGTCGAGACGTGGAAGCTGATCCGCAGTCGGGAATCGGCCAAGACGGCATTGGACCGCCTGGAGGCAGCCGAGCGTGGGGAAAGCGTGTCGTGAAGGCCTGTCAGTTTTGGACTGCTGTCGGCCCCCTGGGCCCCTCGACTGTTGCCAGTGCAACCGCAGGTGGGAGGCGCGAACGGTCGGCAATGACCTTATGTGCTCGGCTGTGGCCCGGTCTATGCGCGCAGGTATCACTTAGGATCGGTCGCTTATGCGGTGGCGTCCCTGAGCGACAGCGCCTTCTCGAGCAGCGGGGACCGCACTGTCGATGCATGGGGGAGGCAAGTCGTGGACGCGGTACGCAGGGTTGTCACACGGGATGATCTGGAAGGCGTCGCGCGTGCAGCTCTGGGCACCGAACATCGCCTCGTGGGCGTATCGCGACTCCGGGGTGGAAGTAAGAAGGGCGTGTACCGCCTCACTTTGGACGATGAATCCACCGCGATCGTCTACATCTGGGACGACGCCGAGAACTATTGGCCCACCATGCAGGCCGACGACGCCGACAACCACGCGGATCCGTTCTCGCCCGCCTCTGGCATCGAACTCTTCGAGGCCGCCCACCGGCATCTGGACACCCTCGGAATCCGCACGCCCCGGATCCGGCTGACAGACCGAAGCAAGAGCCACTACCCGGCGGACGTCGCCGTGGTCGAGGACGTGCCCGGCGACAACTTGGAAGCACTGCTCCGCCAGGAGCCGCGCAGCGTGGGACCGACCATGGCGCGACTCGCCGAGGCACTCGGTGCGATGCAGCGGCACCAGGGTCCACGCTTCGGCAAAGTCGCCCTGATCGACAAGGATGGCGCCTCTGAGGGCAGCTCATGTGAGCAGGTCGTCCTGGACCGCGCGCTCGACGACCTCACCGAAGCAGCGTCTCGCGACACGGGGATCACGCGTTCCCGCGACCAGCTGGAGACTGTAGTTCGCAAACTGGCTGCGGCTGTGCGCCCACGCTCGCAGTACGGGCTCATCCACGGCGAGCTCGGGCCGGATCACGTGCTGGTCGACCGGCGTGGGCAGCCGGTCCTCATCGACATCGAGGGACTGATGTTCTTCGATGTCGAGTGGGAGCACGCGTTCCTGCGACTGCGCTTCGGCGAGCACTACCGGTGGCTGGACCACAGTGACCTCGATGAACAGCGTCTGACGTTCTACACGCTGGCGATGCGCCTGTCTCTCGTCGCCGGACCACTGCGGCTCCTCGACGGCGACTTCCCCGACCGCGACTTCATGAGGGGAATCGTCGAGCACAACATCCAGGAGGCGCTCGCCTTCCTGCCCATGGGCGAACGCTAAACCCCGTGCAATAGATCATCCAGTGCGGTTCCTCCCCCTCGGGTCCGACACGCAGTTGGAGCGCGCGTAGTACCGGCCGCATCCGGCGCCGGCACGAAGGCGGGCCTGGTACCACCGGGAAGGACGGCGGCGCGGCACGGTAGCCCACCTCGCCCCGGCTTCAACCGCGCCGGCGGCGCTCATGAACCGGCGCGGGCCTGCACGCGGCTCACGACGCGCGCCAGCCGCTCCAGCGCAGGACCGAGACTTCGACCACCGGTCCGCCGGGTGGCCGGTCGGCATACTGCTGGTATTTCGCCGTGAGCAGCCGGATGCAGCGGGCGGCCTCGGGGGACTGGTCCGGTGACGGGAGTACTCGGGCTTCGCCTTCGGCCCGGGCCCACCACAGGCGGTCCCAGTCCTCCTCGTAGTGGTCGGTGAGCAGGCAGACTGACGGGTTGGCGGCGATGTTGGCGAGGCGTTTGAGTCGCGTCGTCCGCTTCGGTTTGTGGTCCACGGCCAGCATTACCGTGTCGCCGTCCAGGGCGAACACCACCGGCACCAGGTGCGGGCGGGCCGTCGTGTCCGCCGTGGCGAGGCGGGCGATGCGCGCCGCGGCGAACCGCTCCCGTGCCTCAGCGCTCGTCAGAGCGGGCATCGCACTCCTTTCGGCAGTCACTGCGGTTATGGCCGTTACGGATTTTTCGGATCGGTCCCACATTCCGGGGCGCAGCGGTCTCCGGCGTCTCAGCGGTACCGGGCAGCGACTTGGGCCAGCCGGTCCAGGTACTCCAGCGACTCCCGTTCGGGGATCCTCGGGACGTAGAACAGCAGCCGCTCAACCCTCAGTCGGCTGTAGCCCTCGATCTGCTCGGGATCGTCGGGAACCGCGTACACCGTCACCGGCACCTCTCGATCGGCAAGGGCGCGCAGCCGCTCGATCTTCGGACCGAGCTCCTGCGGCGGCAGGCTGTTGGCCAGCCACGCGTCTCCGAGCTGCGCCACCCGGTGGAACGCGCCCTCGCCGCCGCCGACGTAGATCGGCGGATGGGGCGCTGCACGGGCTTGGGCCAGGCGTAGACCGGATCGAAGTTCACGAACTCGCCGTGGAACTCGGCCTTTTCCGCGGTCCACAGCTCTCTGATGGCGCGCAGCCGCTCGTCGGTGAGCCGGCCGCGGGTGGAGGGGTCGGTGCCGTGGTTCCTCATCTCCTCACGGTTCCAGCCGACACCGACGCCGAAGATCACGCGGCCGCCCGAGATCAGATCGAGGGAGGCCACCTCCTTCGCCGTCATGATCGGGTCGCGCTGCGGGATGAGCGCGATGCCGGTGCCCAGCAGCATCCGCTCGGTCACCACACCGATCGCGGTGAGGGCGACGAAGGGGGCAAGGGTGCGGTAGTACATCTCCGGCAGCTCACCACCGCCCGGGT
It includes:
- a CDS encoding DUF6192 family protein; the encoded protein is MFAEDVGLAYTTVRSYRWVSSRWPKERRRADVSHTIHKVLASIPDEQERFEAVNHPPPNPRGGPARWTHDSAKRVVGWKVDSPESVQEKVEAIHDLAADDAVASVVTTDFLRRPAVASKAMADDTARHAVNEAQFDRFRQQAQFVHQEAAPQLQRTEHSAQFMDLVAACAQFVATAGRIVPNLRGEHYDDGERETIGRGLSRVRAAADWIENAVTRGEVDLDEQLEKLLKGSGE
- a CDS encoding serine/threonine-protein kinase, which gives rise to MGTASDGMDLYSGRASGLIGAQIAGYRVEREIGRGGMAVVYCARDLRLDRTVALKLLAPELARNDTFRRRFTHESRVAAAIDHPHIVPIFEAGEMDGVLYIAMRYVSGLDLRALLDRDGPLPVATALRIAAQVASALDAAHEHDLVHRDVKPGNILVARGTDSDHPEHVYLTDFGLTKKSLSLTGFTEVGEFVGTLDYVAPEQISGRPVDGRCDLYSLACVVYETLAGGPPFERDEDMALLWAHQYDQPPALSERRPGLAAAADGVLAKALAKVPADRYGSCLEFVAALRATASGVGKGSHPATQVDPGVVAAARHPGPAPDPPVWARPVFGRPPG
- a CDS encoding PP2C family protein-serine/threonine phosphatase, with translation MRSLLRPAPRPGVGGHSRVLFTLAQCLPFAIALLVVGIELSPAHFLYTGPLLTATPALAAVTMGPKGTIWAAAFALAVSVTTATYNQAWGNQQVYTNFLAILLVSAASVTTSSAIRTRRQGELDQVRRIAVAAQEVLLRPVAARLGPMRAASMYLAAETGAQIGGDLYEAVQTRYGVRMIMGDVRGKGLPAVRSAAAVLGAFREAVHYEDDLAEVMNHCAAAFRRECAVPGAVDQQAECFVTAVVAQVPDGSVVQLVNRGHPPPLVLRQGKVQALIPTSPLPPLGLEDFITGPPAKPESYPFVPGDRLLLHTDGVIEARNRDNDFFALPEAMEAVYARNPLEFLEQLHQGLIRHTEGWLADDVAMILLDRLDEEVGEQVGADAASSSDRRD
- a CDS encoding RacP protein; amino-acid sequence: MLEARPAGLAIVQLMSATERTRAQVHTGLAHLRKVSAAKGLPPVTWDKRWGYRMLDDAPEVWIGYERAFFETVRLRVENFIAGTLLPHQKKTPNDPYIRTVMAQMGAIESTLQLLANLE
- a CDS encoding aldo/keto reductase family oxidoreductase produces the protein MAVQSLPGGTFTMAEDLTVSRMGYGAMQLAGPRVFGPPADRDAALAVLRGAIERGITHIDTADFYGPHITNQIIKEALHPYAGDLRIVTKVGALRDAEGGWPKALSREELRQAVHANLENLGLDALDVVNLRIGGFDTPEPGSIAEPFTALAEMRQEGLIKHLGVSTVSAEQIKEAQSIAPIVCVQNFYNLAHRADDELIDSLAEQGIAYVPYFPLGGFSPLQSDTLHSVATRMETTPTAVALAWLLQRSPNILLIPGTSSVAHLRDNIAAAALPLPQKELAELNGITS
- a CDS encoding cation transporter, with protein sequence MTAEISIGGAPARRDVLARRVRLLVAATITYNVIEAIVAITAGTIASSTALIGFGLDSVIEVSSAAAVAWQFSARDHAVREAREKTTLRIIAVSFFALATYVSVDAIRALAVTGEAERSIPGIVIAALSLAVMPILSAAQRRAGRELGSASAVADSKQTLLCTYLSAVLLVGLVVNAALGWSWADPIAALVIAAIAVKEGRDAWQGKGCCATPAAGVPAQRTEQEHDTCGCPSGCDCCG
- a CDS encoding helix-turn-helix transcriptional regulator is translated as MLTLASDIEVLARFGRALADPIRCRLLLALGEAPAHPSDLADALGISRTRLSNHLACLRDCGLVVAVPVGRRTRYELADQRLGHALDDLRTAIVAVEADRTCTDADDKDCC
- a CDS encoding NAD(P)H-dependent oxidoreductase, producing the protein MILQFPMWWFSVPAILKGWIDRVFTNGFAHGPAVPPPYSEGALAGRRALVSVTIGARESAFSDRGIHGRLAAVLHPVQHGLFWFTSMTPLELFAVYGTVDLPKERFAAAKREYGGGSTGSSRTSRSRSGRSSAATTTATCGCCRG